Proteins found in one Litorihabitans aurantiacus genomic segment:
- a CDS encoding MFS transporter, producing the protein MLQGYYTPLFTDVARRLTITDADVNWLEALQLLVSALVVPVLARLGDLLGHRRVLLASLVVTAVASWAVALAPTFATFLVAWALQGFYVAWLPLNVAIIYGRARRLAATDPSADVPATTRRATGVIVVALQAGAIGGALVAGQLGTLLADRLTIVLAVPALLVTAALAVVWRLVPADVPATHDGERDRHPTIDVRGAVVLSLALLAVTGGLSLVRLDGVTIWVGLLVAVGLALGAIFVRLEQRTAAPLIDIALVRRPTLWPVFLTAGLFGVSVLGAQGPLSTFARTDPAVHGHGLGLTSATASYLIGAYVLSLLVGAALFSRLSTALTPRLVLIGASALVATGYLALIGLHGSAVSVASCMVVAGLGSGALVAALPAAAAAAAPASSTGMATGLTNTTKTVGGSFASSVFALALAGGASSPAADGVTAAPLSGYVTVWAICGGTAVLALIALLTVPRVAFTSVPADAVA; encoded by the coding sequence GTGCTGCAGGGCTACTACACGCCCCTGTTCACCGATGTCGCGCGCCGCCTGACGATCACCGACGCCGACGTCAACTGGCTCGAGGCGCTCCAGCTCCTCGTCTCCGCGCTCGTGGTGCCGGTGCTCGCGCGGCTCGGCGACCTCCTCGGCCACCGGCGCGTGCTGCTCGCCAGCCTCGTGGTGACGGCGGTCGCCTCCTGGGCGGTCGCGCTCGCCCCCACCTTCGCGACGTTCCTGGTCGCGTGGGCGCTGCAGGGGTTCTACGTCGCGTGGCTGCCGCTCAACGTCGCGATCATCTACGGCCGCGCCCGCCGCCTCGCCGCCACCGACCCGAGCGCCGACGTCCCGGCCACCACGCGCCGCGCGACAGGCGTCATCGTCGTCGCGCTCCAGGCCGGCGCGATCGGTGGCGCGCTGGTGGCCGGCCAGCTCGGCACGCTGCTCGCCGACCGCCTCACGATCGTGCTCGCCGTGCCCGCGCTGCTCGTGACGGCGGCCCTCGCCGTCGTGTGGCGCCTGGTCCCGGCCGACGTCCCCGCCACCCACGACGGCGAACGCGACCGCCACCCCACGATCGACGTGCGCGGCGCCGTCGTGCTCTCGCTCGCGCTCCTGGCGGTCACCGGCGGCCTCAGCCTCGTCCGCCTCGACGGCGTCACGATCTGGGTCGGCCTCCTCGTCGCCGTCGGGCTCGCGCTCGGTGCGATCTTCGTCCGGCTCGAGCAGCGCACCGCCGCCCCGCTCATCGACATCGCGCTCGTGCGCCGCCCGACGCTCTGGCCCGTCTTCCTCACCGCGGGCCTGTTCGGCGTCAGCGTGCTCGGCGCGCAGGGGCCGCTGTCCACGTTCGCGCGCACCGATCCGGCCGTGCACGGGCACGGGCTCGGCCTGACGTCGGCGACCGCGTCCTACCTCATCGGTGCCTACGTGCTCAGCCTGCTCGTCGGGGCCGCCCTGTTCTCGCGGCTGTCGACCGCGCTGACGCCGCGGCTCGTGCTGATCGGCGCGTCCGCACTGGTGGCCACCGGCTACCTCGCGCTCATCGGCCTGCACGGCTCCGCGGTGTCGGTGGCCTCGTGCATGGTGGTCGCGGGTCTCGGCTCGGGGGCGCTGGTGGCGGCGCTGCCCGCGGCCGCGGCGGCAGCCGCCCCCGCCTCGAGCACCGGCATGGCCACCGGCCTGACCAACACCACGAAGACGGTGGGCGGGTCGTTCGCCAGCTCGGTCTTCGCGCTCGCGCTCGCCGGCGGCGCGTCCTCGCCCGCGGCCGACGGCGTCACGGCCGCGCCCCTGAGCGGCTACGTCACGGTCTGGGCGATCTGCGGCGGGACGGCGGTGCTCGCGCTGATCGCCCTCCTGACCGTGCCGCGGGTCGCGTTCACGTCCGTGCCTGCCGACGCGGTCGCCTGA
- a CDS encoding PIN domain-containing protein: MFAAFLDACALVPASLADTLLGAAERGLFRPLWSNEVLDEAERAVMRVHPDLAPSRVRRRFRVMGEAFPDAGVTGYEAMTSGLELPDPDDRHVAAAAAMGRADVLVTFNVRDFPTAAMPEGVEVVHPDDFLLAQVDLYEVECIDLVRQQAAAMRHPPMDVHDVLISLGRAGVPGFARAVSPLLDSRGGS; the protein is encoded by the coding sequence ATGTTCGCCGCCTTCCTCGACGCCTGTGCGCTGGTCCCAGCGTCACTCGCCGACACTCTGCTCGGTGCGGCTGAGCGTGGGCTCTTCCGGCCGCTGTGGTCGAACGAGGTCCTCGACGAGGCGGAGCGTGCCGTGATGCGCGTGCACCCCGACCTGGCGCCGTCACGGGTGCGGCGGCGGTTCCGTGTAATGGGGGAAGCATTCCCGGACGCCGGCGTCACCGGGTACGAGGCGATGACGTCCGGGCTCGAACTTCCCGACCCGGACGACCGCCACGTGGCGGCCGCGGCGGCGATGGGGCGTGCCGACGTTCTCGTCACGTTCAATGTCCGGGACTTCCCGACGGCCGCCATGCCCGAGGGCGTCGAGGTGGTCCACCCGGACGACTTCCTCCTTGCACAGGTCGATCTGTACGAGGTGGAGTGCATCGATCTCGTGCGCCAGCAGGCCGCGGCGATGCGACATCCACCGATGGACGTCCACGACGTTCTGATCAGCCTGGGCCGCGCGGGCGTCCCCGGATTTGCTCGTGCCGTGAGTCCATTGCTCGACAGCCGCGGAGGCTCGTAG
- a CDS encoding helix-turn-helix domain-containing protein, which produces MATPPASVRRPHHDTVFPPRDAASLDPIADLLQQSQPARLVGPAGEGVEVPADVYEVLVDVVDALRRGDAVTVAPVSVRLTTSQAAEMLGVSRPTLVKLLEDGELPYERPRKHRLVRLDDVLAYRERRSRHRRELLGEIARQAVVDGLYEVDREAYDEALRAVRRREV; this is translated from the coding sequence ATGGCCACCCCTCCTGCCAGTGTTCGGCGACCCCACCACGACACGGTCTTCCCTCCGCGTGATGCCGCTTCGCTCGATCCGATCGCCGATCTGCTCCAGCAGTCGCAGCCGGCGCGCCTCGTCGGGCCGGCGGGGGAGGGTGTCGAGGTCCCCGCCGACGTCTACGAGGTGCTCGTCGACGTCGTCGACGCTCTTCGGCGCGGTGACGCGGTGACGGTGGCGCCGGTCTCGGTCCGCCTGACCACCAGCCAGGCGGCCGAGATGCTGGGAGTCTCGCGCCCGACGCTGGTCAAGCTGCTGGAGGACGGGGAGTTACCGTACGAGCGTCCGCGGAAGCATCGTCTCGTGCGGCTCGACGATGTGCTCGCCTACCGGGAGCGGCGTTCGCGCCACCGGCGCGAGCTCCTCGGCGAGATCGCTCGTCAGGCCGTGGTCGACGGCTTGTACGAGGTCGACCGCGAGGCCTATGACGAGGCGCTTCGAGCCGTGAGGCGTCGCGAGGTCTGA